A segment of the Terriglobales bacterium genome:
TTTGTTGTGCGGCGATTTTGCTCAACACAACTACTTTCTTCTTTCGCCTGATCCGCTATTTCGGCAAAAGCGTTGGGCCGAGGCTTACTGCTTCATTTTGACCTGGACCTTCACGACTTTCGAACTTCCAACTGTACGGGACGCGCTACCGCGCTTACGTGCGGATCGTAGTACTCATACACCCGCGATCGGGAGGTGCGAGCGCGGATCGGATATTTCGCTCGCAGGCGGAAGCGCAGCTTGACTGTCTCGCCGGGAGCGAAGGAATCGAAATACAGGATAGCTTGAGTCGATGTGAGACTGAACTTCTCCAGCCGTCCGCTCTTGAGTCCCTTACTCTTCTCCTGATACGCCTGCAAGTCTTCACTGAGCAGGTCGAATCCTGGGGCGATGCCGAGATCGACCATCACCATATTCGCGTTTTTGGGAAGATTGTTCCTGATGGTCGCGGTAGCGGTTGCGATATCGTTCTGGGCGAGATGGGTTCGGTCATACGCCACGTCGATCGACATGGCTTCGTTCATCGGCTTCTCCTCCCAAGGCAGAAAATAGCTTCCAACCACCTGATAGGCCAGGCCTCCTTTTCCATTGAAGTGGATTTGTACCGAATTGGGACTCTTCTCGTCGATGTTCCTAAAGACAAACTGGTGGAGCAGATCATTGTTCTGAGGAGTCAAGTCGAGCTTCTCAACGGATTTGCCGTTGAGGAGCACCTCGACCGTGCCGCGAACGTTAGCCGCTCCCTTTTCGGTACTGAGGAGCAGCGCACGCAATGCCATGATCGTAGCCTGCGTCGTGCCCCAGGTACCGGCGGCATCTTTCTTTGCGGCGATGTAACTAAGGGCTTTACGTGTGGTCTCCGATGCCTCTCCCCATTTGAGAAGTGCTTGAACGGCGAGGCCCGTGGTCTCGACCGCTGCGCTGGCGCCGGTTGCATAGACGCTGGTCTCTTCTGCGCTCCACCAAGCCTGGTCGTCTTTTTCGGTGCGAGCATCGAGCAGAAGCTGCATGGCCTGGCGTGTGAAATTTAGGTCTTTCTGATAATCGACCGCGAAGTTTGCGATCACGGCCAGAGTGTACGCATCCATCTTGCCGTCCATGTGGTCCTCAACAAAGCGCCTCGCTTTTTCCACTTCAGGTCCCTGATAGCCTGTATTTTCGAGAGACCAGGCGATGTAAGCGGTGATCCTCTCGACGTCTTTCGTGTAACGATTGATTGCACCCTCGCTAATGCCGCCAGCGTCCGGCTTCCAACTTCCATCCGACTGCTGCTGCGATGCGAGCCATTGTTGCGTGCGCTGGATCAGTTTGGGATCCACGTCATGGACCTTCGACATGTCGTAGAACTCCATCAGCCCATACGACGTCAGGACCTTGTTGGCCGGAGCGTTCCCAAACCAGGAAAACCCGCCGCCCGGCACTTCGAAGGTCAGCAGCCGCTGGTAGCCGTTGGCGATGAATCCTTCGGCTTTCGCGTGGACTTCAGGAGTGAGCTTCTTTGTGCGTTTCATGTAATCGAGAGCGAGAACGTTGGGATACGTGGTTGAAGAAGTTTGCTCGAAACAGCCATAAGGCATACGCAGCAGACTATCCATGCCTTCGACCACCTGACTCAGCGGCCCGGGATAGAGCCGGACGAAGATCTTGCTCGCTTCAGGAATGGAGGTTTGGGGGAAACTGACCTCGTGCTCGATCTGGTTCTCAAGACGCCCGTTGAACACAACGCTCTGCTCGCGGCCATTGGGCACGACTTCGATCTCGCGAACCACAACGTCGGCGCGAGCCGCATCGCCTTTCATGTTCGCCGTCAGCATCAGCTTGAATTTGCCGATGTGCCTGGCTTCCAGAGTGAACTGCGATCCACCCACACGAGCAGAATCCACAGACACGCTCTTCTCAGAGACATCGTCAACGAGCGCGAACCATTTGTCCTCGTGTAACTGGAGGTCGACCTCGCCTTTCGCAGGCGAATAGTTGTACACCGCAACGGGAATCGAAACTCGATCCCCTTGCGTGAGCGTGACCGGCATGTCGAGATCGACGAAGAAGTCCTGAAAGACTTTTACGCTCGAGGTTGCGCTCCCCAGCGCTCCGCGCACCGTAGAGGCCAACATGGCCATGCGCCACGTGGTAATCGAATCAGCGAGTGGAATCGAGATGCTGGCGCGTCCGTTTTTGTCGGTAATGATCTCGGGATTGATATAAAGCGCTTCCGGAAAGTAGGACCGTACATGTACTGCTGGTGAGCCATCGGTCTTATTAGCTGCGCTTACGAGTACGGCACTATTTTTCGCCATCACCGGTAAAGGAGCGGCTGGAGCTCTTCGCAGCTGGGCAAATTCCTCCATTCTGTCGAACTGACGGCCGGGTACCACTGCACCGACAATTCCGCCCATGACTCCTCCCGCAATCCCAGCCGGGGCGGCGGCAGTGACTTCAACGGTCTCTGTCGACTCACCAATCTGCAGAGTGACCGAAAGCACCGCCCGGTCTCGAGCTTGAAGAGCGATTCCCTGCATCTGGGCGCTTTGGAAATCCGGCGAGATGATCTGAACCGTATATTCGCCGGGAGGCAGCGCGGGAAGACTGAACTGTCCCGCATTGTTGGCGTGAGCTATGCGCTTTCTGCCGCTGCCCACGGTGCGTACCTCAACACTCGCGCCGGGAACCACCGCTCCGCTGGGATCGATTACTGTTCCCGCAATCTCGGCACGACCGTTGAACGGCCCGCGGTCGTGCTCCATCTTCAATTCAATGTGATTCGGATCGGGAGGTCCGGCGACAATTCCACGGCGAATCTCAAGGTAAGCCGCCATATCATCGGCAGAATAAAACTGCCGGTCGCCACCGGGACTGCGCACAAGATAGTGACCCTTGCCACCAAACCAGCTTGCTCGCTCCAAACGAAGTTCGTTTCCCCATGAATCGTGCACTTCCCGCACCTGTGCTTGCTTCAATTTCTCGAAGACTTTTGCCAGGTCGGAGGTCTGCTCCGCCTTTGCCTCAGCAGTCAGACGACTCGCCAGCTGTTCCACCTGCGTTCGAAACGCTGCCTGATAACGGCTGAAATACTCGGGATACTTCGTCATCGGCACAGTGCGACCAAACTCCGTTTCGAACTTATTTCCGTCCAGCAGCTCAGTCGCCGAGAACAGAGCACGCGCCGCACGATCTTTCTGCTCGAGCTTTGATTCCTCGGCAGGCTCGACGATCTCCTGCATTCCGACGGAGTGGATCTCATAGCGAGGCTTCATCACTTCCTGTTCGAGATAGAAGAAGACCTTGGCGAATCCAGGCTGCTTTTCCGCCAACGCGAAGACGGCCTCGTCGACGACCTGCAATCCCAAAGCGGCACTGACGCCATCTCCATGCGAATTTGTAACCCGCAGGTGAACTCTGGCTTCGTCGCCGGGTCTGTATACCGCGCCGTCGGTGGACGCCTGGATCTTTAACTCGTCGGCTGGCTGTACGAAGACCAGGCGATGATCACTTACGGGTCGCGCATCGCGGCCAAACAGGTACGCATTGACGTCCACCGTGCCTGCAAGATCGGGCGTGGCCGCCAGCGACAGCTCAGCTTGTCCATTCACGAGGTCCACGTCTCGCGTCAGGACGGTCTGGCCTTCTTTCACCACATCGATGTATGCGGTTCCCCGTTCCTTCGTGGACAGAACCTTCAGTTGAATGCGATCGCCGGCACGATAAATCGCGCGTTCGGTGCGCAGCAGAATCTGTTCATCACCGGTGCGGGCTTCGAGCTTTACGTCGGTAGATGCTTGATTGCCTTGGGTATCAGCGGCATCAACTTTCAGCGTCTGCGTTCCGGATTTGGCATGCATTCGGACGACGGCGACTCCGCCTTCGTCGCTAGTCACCCGCTCGTCGCCGCCCCCATCCAGATGGATGGTGAGATTCGTTTTTGCAGGCTTTCCGTCAGCATATGAGGTCAGAATGAATATTTGGTTTTCCAGATTGGGAATCAACGTCCCGCCTTCCGGAACTGCGGTGACAACGATTGGCGAATCACTCACGGTAATGGGCTCGCCGCGCGTTTCCGAATGGCCGGCGGAATCCTTAACCGTGGCCTCGATCAGAACGCGCGCAGCGCCATGGTCGAACGCACGTCCGGCGAAGTACATGGGCAATTTGAGATCGAACCGATACGTGCCCTCGGTATCGGTTTTCCCTGTGCTTGAACCGACATCGTAGATGGCGACATCCATCGATGATGCTTTGACTTCGATCTCGGCGTCGTCAACCGGCTTGCCGAAAAAGTAGTTGGCATGAACCGTGCCTACTACGTGATCGCCCGGACGGTATCCGTGCTTCGCCTTGTTGTCTTTGTCCGCAAACTCGACCGCCACCTTGAACTTCGGCAAAACATAACGCTCGACATTCAAAGCGATTTCTGCTGAGTTCGTTGGCGCGTCAGCTTCTCCCATCAACGCGCGCACATGATACGTGCCGAGATTCACCTCATCGGCCAGAGAAAATTCCGCGGACGCGACTCCGAATTTGTCGGTCTGCGTTGCTCTCTTAAAAACTTTATTACCGCGTGAGTCTTCCACTTCGAAGGTGAGCTTTCGGCTCGCGACCGCATCGTGATTCGAGCGGTCCAGCGCCAGAATGCGCATGTGAATGGTCTGCCCGGGCTGATAGATGGGCTTTTCGGTAGTCAGCAGGATTGACGCTTTCTCATCCAGCCGAACATTCTGAGTAAGTTCCGACGAGCCAATTGAGGTGTCGACCAAATATCTCAGTTGATAACTGCCGGTCAGGCCCGCAGGGAAACGGAACTGAGCTTCCGTTGTGCCACGGTGATTCAGACGGCCGGTGAACAATAGACGCGAGTCTTGCGACTCACGTTCAGGGCCGTCCTGCATTATTAGTGTTGTGGATTTTGCATTCGGCTTGAGCAGCTCGATCTGTACCGATCCGCGTCCGGGAATGATTTCGTTCTTCGTGTCGGTAACGATGACGCGCACGGCAGCCTCGCCACCCGCGAGATAGGACTGCTGCCCAAGAATATGGATCACAGGCGTGCGTATTATGTGCGAAATGGATTCAGTGCCTTCAATTGCCGCATGCTTGCCGTCGCCGTATTCGAAGCGGTAGCGTACGCGCTCCCAGACGAGTTCATCGATGGCGAGCGGCTTTGCTAATTTGATCTCCTGTCGCCAGCTTCCGCGCGAGCGCGCGACTATTTCGCTCTGCTTTGCCTCACCCAAGACATGGTCTTCGGGGTCGAGCACCTCGACTGTGAGCTCTCCGGCGCCGGGATGGTCGGCGTCGTAGGGGATGGTCATGTGTAGTATTCCGTGCGTGTAAGTCGCAACTGGCAATGCGTCGTTCGCTCTTGCCTGGAAAATGCGCGTTGTTGGCGTTGTGGCAGCTATTGCTACCAGCATGGCGCAGAATAGAAACCAAAATCGCGGGGAACGGGTGCAAGAATGGGCATAGTCCATCGCAGTCTCCCGAAGGACACAGTTAGCTCCGGTAGGGAGCTAATTGCAGAGAAGAACGCCTGAGTTCATCCGGCTTGCGCGAATAAATCGCAGACGCTCGGTTCCACTGCGATGGAATAGACACCGAAAACCGAGAACAGGTTACGGTTTGGCAGCTCTTGATTTCAGGATTGCCACCACCGCTTCGGAGAGGCCCCGCACGCCTCACCTGGTCGCGATGAAATTGAAAAAGACGCCTCTGTGGTTGTACTTCAGGTCGGTTAGGTCGTCGGAGAAGTCGGTGAAGTTGTAGCCTGCGCCGACCTTTAGGTTCTTGCCGAGGTAACGATAGATCGCTGCCAGCGCGCCGCTGCGCGTTTGAGTGATATCGGGAAGGTCGAGCATTCGCACCTCGGCCATGCTCTCCCAGCCTGTGATGAACTGCCAGTCTAGGCGCAACACGCCGAGATGCGCGGGACTCTCGAAGAACTGCGGCTGCGTACGATCAAGGCTCACCTCTCCGATGCGGTTGGCGTACTTGCCGCCGATTGACCATTTGGAGGTGAGGTCGTAGGTCACATCGA
Coding sequences within it:
- a CDS encoding MG2 domain-containing protein, yielding MTIPYDADHPGAGELTVEVLDPEDHVLGEAKQSEIVARSRGSWRQEIKLAKPLAIDELVWERVRYRFEYGDGKHAAIEGTESISHIIRTPVIHILGQQSYLAGGEAAVRVIVTDTKNEIIPGRGSVQIELLKPNAKSTTLIMQDGPERESQDSRLLFTGRLNHRGTTEAQFRFPAGLTGSYQLRYLVDTSIGSSELTQNVRLDEKASILLTTEKPIYQPGQTIHMRILALDRSNHDAVASRKLTFEVEDSRGNKVFKRATQTDKFGVASAEFSLADEVNLGTYHVRALMGEADAPTNSAEIALNVERYVLPKFKVAVEFADKDNKAKHGYRPGDHVVGTVHANYFFGKPVDDAEIEVKASSMDVAIYDVGSSTGKTDTEGTYRFDLKLPMYFAGRAFDHGAARVLIEATVKDSAGHSETRGEPITVSDSPIVVTAVPEGGTLIPNLENQIFILTSYADGKPAKTNLTIHLDGGGDERVTSDEGGVAVVRMHAKSGTQTLKVDAADTQGNQASTDVKLEARTGDEQILLRTERAIYRAGDRIQLKVLSTKERGTAYIDVVKEGQTVLTRDVDLVNGQAELSLAATPDLAGTVDVNAYLFGRDARPVSDHRLVFVQPADELKIQASTDGAVYRPGDEARVHLRVTNSHGDGVSAALGLQVVDEAVFALAEKQPGFAKVFFYLEQEVMKPRYEIHSVGMQEIVEPAEESKLEQKDRAARALFSATELLDGNKFETEFGRTVPMTKYPEYFSRYQAAFRTQVEQLASRLTAEAKAEQTSDLAKVFEKLKQAQVREVHDSWGNELRLERASWFGGKGHYLVRSPGGDRQFYSADDMAAYLEIRRGIVAGPPDPNHIELKMEHDRGPFNGRAEIAGTVIDPSGAVVPGASVEVRTVGSGRKRIAHANNAGQFSLPALPPGEYTVQIISPDFQSAQMQGIALQARDRAVLSVTLQIGESTETVEVTAAAPAGIAGGVMGGIVGAVVPGRQFDRMEEFAQLRRAPAAPLPVMAKNSAVLVSAANKTDGSPAVHVRSYFPEALYINPEIITDKNGRASISIPLADSITTWRMAMLASTVRGALGSATSSVKVFQDFFVDLDMPVTLTQGDRVSIPVAVYNYSPAKGEVDLQLHEDKWFALVDDVSEKSVSVDSARVGGSQFTLEARHIGKFKLMLTANMKGDAARADVVVREIEVVPNGREQSVVFNGRLENQIEHEVSFPQTSIPEASKIFVRLYPGPLSQVVEGMDSLLRMPYGCFEQTSSTTYPNVLALDYMKRTKKLTPEVHAKAEGFIANGYQRLLTFEVPGGGFSWFGNAPANKVLTSYGLMEFYDMSKVHDVDPKLIQRTQQWLASQQQSDGSWKPDAGGISEGAINRYTKDVERITAYIAWSLENTGYQGPEVEKARRFVEDHMDGKMDAYTLAVIANFAVDYQKDLNFTRQAMQLLLDARTEKDDQAWWSAEETSVYATGASAAVETTGLAVQALLKWGEASETTRKALSYIAAKKDAAGTWGTTQATIMALRALLLSTEKGAANVRGTVEVLLNGKSVEKLDLTPQNNDLLHQFVFRNIDEKSPNSVQIHFNGKGGLAYQVVGSYFLPWEEKPMNEAMSIDVAYDRTHLAQNDIATATATIRNNLPKNANMVMVDLGIAPGFDLLSEDLQAYQEKSKGLKSGRLEKFSLTSTQAILYFDSFAPGETVKLRFRLRAKYPIRARTSRSRVYEYYDPHVSAVARPVQLEVRKS